A segment of the Zonotrichia albicollis isolate bZonAlb1 chromosome Z, bZonAlb1.hap1, whole genome shotgun sequence genome:
GGCATAAATAAAGATTTTTCAATTACTAAATGTTGTTCCTTATTGTGTCAGGATTTTCTTgggctgcttttaaaataactttattaGCTTGGAAGAAAATGCAGAGTTTtgaatttaataatattttgtgGAAATGGTTTAAAATTGCATAATGGTTATAAGTCTTTATAGGAGACAAAGACAATATAGTACATGTGCAGATTGCAGGCAGCATAATGAGATAGGAAGAATTTCAGAAAATTAATCTAAAGTGAAGAATGCATGAGAGAAGCTCATATTCCTGAGTCTGTCAATAACTTTGTGCAAAagtcataaaaagaaaaactggaaaatcTTTATTACTTACATGAAGTTAGGAATGTGTGGCAGTGAAGCTGTAGACAAATGAAGAAAATTGTGACCATGCTACTCTTATTGAATCGCAGAAATAAATTTTGACTATGGGGTGCATCTGGCTTCCTTTCATGCCAACAGAAATTAGCCACTGATACCCAGGAGAATTAAATGGGACCTGCCTGATACAGTTTGTTTTGACTATTTATTCAGTACTTTTTAATGAAGCAACTAAATTAGGCGTAACTTGCTATAGCTCTAATGAACATATTGCAAGTTATGAAAATGATAAAACTATGTAGTCTTAAATACTGTCTTAGAAGATTGTGCTTGGAAAGGTGCTAATGTAAGTGAATATTCTGAAAATCAATTCCTCACTGTTATTTTGCAGTGAAAATATAATAGCAATAATATAGCTCTTTAGCCATAGAATATTAGTTTATATTTTGAagtaaaacaaattattttttgtacTTAAACTATATTTGTCTGATGTTTTCTAAACTTCTCTGAATCACTCACCTGAAATGAGAAAAACCCGAAAAGGCTGTCTTTGAAACCTAGGATAACTAACATCTTTGAAGAATAGTGGGCTAAACTGTACTACTCAGTTTATTTAACTATTGAAAGTATGTGTTCAGTTTTTAAATAATATCTAAATTTCTGTATGACTTCAGATCATGTGGCTTTCTTGTGTGTTGTGTACCTGCTTCAACATATAACAGCTTCAAGCAgccttgtatttttaaatacagtaTTTGTAATTTGTCTGACTCTCACTGAAGCTCACCCATGTTTATAACATGTCTAATTCTTTCACCACCATTACTAGTACTTATTAGACAATATTTaatcataaatattttaaaaaatgaaattttacaaCTTGCCCTAGCTAGTGAAATGTTCTCAGACATCATTGTACATATATTATATTGGAACAAGAAAGATGAATAAACTAAAAATCTACCAAGGCTTCTGAAAatggtaaataaataaaaattgccACTTGATATGGTAGTGAGAAATGTAAATTAATTCCAGAGCCCAAATTATGTGGGttttgtaggaaaaaaagaaaaagaaaaagaagaaaaagagaaagagaaaaaaagctttttgtcAAAATCAAGCTAAGAATGaataatgaaattttttttctccattgtcAAAAGCACCACACAAATCCCATATAAAGATGACCCAGAACTCACTGTAATAGTGTAAGGTATTTTGAATGCACAGCACAGCAAGTAGATAGCTTGTTATTTACCTAATAAAGTTTTGATTGGTGTTAAGATGCACCTTGAAAACAAATAAATCTAAAAATCATTTTGGCATAATCAAGAACAAGATGTCTTAACAATATGAAAAGAGAGTGCATGCCTCCTCTTGAAATCCAACTGTCTTTTGTTCCTGCTGCTAGGTGAATATCcagcagggaaagaaaatgttCTGGTTCCAATACAACAAGTAGATGGAATCTTTGCTGTCTCTCTTAGCTGCTTTTGTAAGAGCCATAAGCACTATTCACTAAATTTCATATTAGATACCAGATAAATGATACCTATTATGAGATGAGACTTCCTAACACGCTTTGCAAAGTGATGAGTAAGAGTTGTTTTATTGCAATTACCTCAGAAACTTTTGAACAGGAGGAACAGATTGAAGAGATGGTTTGTGGGAAAATCCATAGAAGAGAATCCTGGAGGCAAGCCTAACTGCCACCAGCCACATCTGCTAAAATcccaattaaaaagaaaacatgccACTGTAAATTCCATGTCTTGTGAAGTGAAAAGATGGAGAGCACGTAACTGTTACTGAAAGGTGTGCTGATATAAGTAGACTAAAAGCCAAGTAATTGGTAAAAGTTTCTGGATGAGGTCCTAACAACTTTGCATGCAGTATATAAATTGCATAAATACAGTAGTGAGGAATACAAATACAATCTAATATCTTAGGAattaagaattttctttttttttaactgaccCTGTGTTCACTACAGTGAATACAGTCAAAATTCACCATGGTCAAGTAAATCTAGACATTTGCAATACTGGCAGAGTTgattctttcatttctttttcagttgcAATTCAAACAGGTGTTTAAAACAGGCTAATCACACGAACTTGCTTCCTCTAAACCCTGTAACCTTGTTCCCCAAGAATAAAGCTTTGCCACTTTGCACTTACAGTGGGCACTTCACTTTGTATCTTTCCTAGAATAAGTCTTAAGACAGCAAAAGACATCATACCTATGACCTCTTGCAAAAGAGACCTAATAGAACTCAGTCTGATAATTCATGTAGGAACAAATAAATCCATTTTGGTATGTCCAATTTAATTAAACAGTTTGAACTATGTATCCCATTTTGATTTATGATCTCGATACAGTAACTTTGTTACTATATACATTTTAGTTAAAGccgaggctttttttttttttcattttaggcTTAGAGCTAGGAATTGTAAACCTTGGTAATAGGGACCTGTTTTTAGGATGTGTTACTGAGTTTCGATTGTGTTCCATGATCTatcacacaggaaaaaaaccaaaacaaaacaataattGAAAAGATTCCATactctttttgtttgtttgggtgttttttgttgccttttttgtttcttttgtttctttgggggggttgtttgtttgggttttttgttttttgggggacAAACATCAGTTTGTCTATCAGTTAATCAGGGCGAGAGTTGTGAGTCGTGACAATCCTGCTGGCCGCAGAAACACACCGGTTTCTGCAGAACCTTCTGCTAGTCTTACACCGGAAAACAAATTGCTTTCGACGTCCAGATTCCCTCTTTAATGAGAAAATGACTCACCACCAAACTTTCCCATTCCCGTCGGAAAATGAAGTTTTCCGATGAGGGTCACACCGTGGTGACCGAGCGCCTTCGCCTTTCTCCCCGCAGACACCGCGTCCTCACTAACAACGCCACAACGGGGTGATTCTCTGCGCCCGCTGCCTTCCTCCACAAGCTCCAGAGCTCTGCACGCCGGTCCCATCCTTGCCCCACCACGCCCAGCCTCGCTTGCCGGGCAGGACCGGCCGGCGCTCCCGGGGCGAGCGCAAGTTGCGGCGCGGACCCCGCGCAGCCGGGCCGGGTCGGGCCGGGCGGCGGCACCCGGGGCCACCCGCGGCGGCGGAGCCGGCGGGCCGCGGCGATTGGCGGCGGCGCTGACagcgggcggggcggcggcggcggcaccgcCCACCCCCAGCTATAAGCCTCTTTGCCGCTTTCTCACTGGATCTCATTTTCGCTCCGTGCGTTGCTGTGGCTGCGCAGTGGAAATCCGCAccggggagctgctgaggggcGCCGTTGTCATGTGAAAGCGCACATGCTCTGCCATCCACGCGGCACCCCCCTCTCTTCTGCCTCCGcgtgtttttcctgtttttttctaaCGTAactcctttcctcctcctccgctcctgctcagcccctcGCCGCCGCTCGGCCGCCAGGCGCCCCCGCAGAGGCTGAGCCGCGGGCAGTCGCGGGGCGGCCGCCCCGGAGCAGCGCGCCCGGCGGCGGGGAGCCCGCGGAGCCGCGCCCCGCGGAGCCGCCCCGGAGGTATGGTTTTCCCGGCGGAGCGGAGCTGCGGCCGCTGCCACCTTCGCGGGTGTTGAGACGGGATTTGTGCGGTGCCGTTCCTGGGCTCCGAGCTTCATGACTGCGCGGAGCGGGGAACCAACACCATGCGAGGTAAGCGGGCCGGCGAGCGGCTGTcttttgggaaagctgctggTGAACGGGCGGGAGAAGAGGGTTCGTACTAGGGAAGAGGGTCCGAGGGAGAAAGTTGAGGGATCGTGCGTGCCCGCCCGCCGGCGTGGCTACTTAGGGTTTGATTCCTGCGCCCGCGGGGGCCGCAACCCAGACCGAGGAGGCTCCGGGCGGATGGTGGGCGACGCCCCTCGCGTAGCTGTCCCGGGGAGCCCGGCGCCGCCCTGGCCCGGGGCAGAAGGGCCGGCAGGAGGGAGTCTCGGCGGTTTGGCCGTGTCTGTGCTGTGAGGTCCCCACCTGCAGCTGCCCGCGGGGCGCGGCAGGTGTCCCATACGGCGGAACCCGCTGCCGCTTGGTCCCGGGTCGTTGCCAGCACGGAGAGGGGCTCCCCTTTTCTCCCCGAAAGTTACGTCGACTTTGTTCCCCAACCGGCACGTCGGCTGGAGGCCCCCATTCCTCATGGGTTGCTAAGTGGGCGACAAGAGTTGCGCTGCCCGGGAACCCCTTCCCAGTGCCCGCAGGTCTCTTCGGGTCCTGAGCCTGTCCTGCCTGCGCAGCCCGATCGTGGAGGGCGGGAGGGATTCCTCCGGGGCTTGCAGCCGCACTCGGTGAGGGTCCCGCCGGAGAACAGAATATCGCCACCGACGGGACACCCTCAGGCATGGAGAGCTGCCGTGTCCGGTGGGGATGGAGAGAGGCTGCGTGCTGGCAC
Coding sequences within it:
- the LOC102062072 gene encoding uncharacterized protein LOC102062072, which produces MKLGAQERHRTNPVSTPAKVAAAAAPLRRENHTSGAAPRGAAPRAPRRRARCSGAAAPRLPAAQPLRGRLAAERRRGAEQERRRRKGVTLEKNRKNTRRQKRGGCRVDGRACALSHDNGAPQQLPGADFHCAATLGVGGAAAAAPPAVSAAANRRGPPAPPPRVAPGAAARPDPARLRGVRAATCARPGSAGRSCPASEAGRGGARMGPACRALELVEEGSGRRESPRCGVVSEDAVSAGRKAKALGHHGVTLIGKLHFPTGMGKFGERDWGRGWLVRSLIALLGLKSAQTEELHRLKYPLESRKTLNPLSSQENRMTWSDDLNGYFPAILVLWCTVVAHKQAGGTATEGSCLGWHNY